Proteins encoded by one window of Leptospira barantonii:
- a CDS encoding cell division protein ZapA: MDPRRVKVRILGEEYTILSETGEDYIHSLADEVDRKLRELGAGMPGASRQKLAILAALNFADELQQAKEIKNDSPSVSSTGTGEIEEKTRKLITMLEEGIIGDL, translated from the coding sequence ATGGACCCACGTAGGGTAAAAGTCAGAATCCTCGGAGAGGAATACACGATCCTCAGTGAAACGGGAGAAGACTACATTCATTCCCTCGCGGATGAAGTGGATCGCAAACTGAGAGAACTCGGAGCCGGAATGCCCGGCGCTTCGAGACAGAAACTCGCCATCTTAGCCGCACTCAATTTTGCGGACGAATTGCAACAAGCGAAAGAAATCAAAAACGATTCTCCGTCCGTTTCTTCTACCGGAACCGGAGAGATCGAAGAAAAAACCAGAAAGCTGATTACGATGTTGGAAGAAGGAATCATCGGAGACCTTTGA
- a CDS encoding 5-formyltetrahydrofolate cyclo-ligase has translation MKLQSRNALRTLLTLLEERESKDLAILGFLKEITADARKIIAYAPDKWEVKVNPKLLGWVDSDKEIYFPKMMDQKLEFILPETWEDGPFGISEPKGTKTLDFHEAEWIVVPALGYDELGYRLGRGAGFYDRTLYDVSPNKLIGLTYEELFPASFAKEDHDIRVGRVITEKKIYQIV, from the coding sequence TTGAAACTTCAGTCCAGAAACGCACTCCGAACTCTTCTTACCCTTTTGGAAGAAAGGGAATCCAAAGATCTCGCCATTCTCGGGTTTTTAAAGGAAATTACCGCGGACGCGCGCAAGATCATCGCATACGCTCCCGATAAATGGGAAGTCAAAGTGAACCCGAAACTTTTGGGCTGGGTGGATTCCGACAAGGAAATATATTTCCCAAAGATGATGGATCAGAAATTGGAATTCATTCTCCCCGAAACCTGGGAGGACGGACCGTTTGGAATTTCGGAACCCAAGGGAACAAAGACATTGGATTTCCACGAAGCCGAATGGATTGTCGTACCTGCCCTTGGTTACGACGAACTCGGATATCGGCTCGGACGCGGTGCTGGCTTTTACGATCGGACTCTCTATGACGTAAGTCCTAACAAATTAATCGGACTTACTTACGAAGAACTCTTTCCGGCGAGCTTTGCGAAAGAAGATCACGACATAAGAGTGGGTCGAGTGATTACGGAGAAAAAAATCTATCAAATCGTCTGA